A single region of the Eulemur rufifrons isolate Redbay chromosome 8, OSU_ERuf_1, whole genome shotgun sequence genome encodes:
- the CTTNBP2NL gene encoding CTTNBP2 N-terminal-like protein: MNLEKLSKPELLTLFSILEGELEARDLVIEALKAQHRDTFIEERYGKYNISDPLMALQRDFETLKEKNDGEKQPVCTNPLSILKVVMKQCKNMQERMLSQLAAAESRHRKVILDLEEERQRHAQDTAEGDDVTYMLEKERERLTQQLEFEKSQVKKFEKEQKKLSSQLEEERSRHKQLSSMLVLECKKATSKAAEEGQKAGELSLKLEKEKSRVSKLEEELAAERKRGLQTEAQVEKQLSEFDIEREQLRAKLNREENRTKTLKEEMESLKKIVKDLEASHQHSSTDEQLKKTVTMSKGTATEPLMLVSVFCQTESFQAERTHGSNIAKMTNTGLPGPTTPTSSYAKTNGHCEPEIQTTRELIVGNSVENQVPPREKSVALVQEKPVENGGCPVGIETTVPMPSHLPSSGSSLSPSSTASSSLTSSPCSSPVLTKRLLGSSASSPSYQSSYQVGINQRFHAARHKFQSQADQDQQASGLQSPPSRDLSPTLMDNSAAKQLARNTVTQVLSRFTSQQGPIKPVSPNSSPFGTDYRNLANAANPRGDTSHSPTPGKVSSPLSPLSPGIKSPTIPRAERGNPPPIPPKKPGLTPSPSATTPLTKIHSQASSLTATEDLASSCSANAVVANGKDVEILLPTSS, encoded by the exons gcCCAACACAGAGATACTTTCATTGAAGAGCGCTATGGAAAATATAACATCAGCGATCCTTTAATGGCTCTACAGAGAGATTTTGaaacactgaaggaaaaaaatgatggcGAAAAGCAGCCGGTCTGCACAAACCCACTCTCCATTCTTAAGGTGGTGATGAAGCAATGCAAGAACATGCAGGAGCGCATGCTGTCCCAGCTGGCCGCTGCTGAGAGCAGGCACCGAAAG gtGATCCTAGACCTTGAGGAAGAAAGGCAAAGGCATGCACAGGACACAGCTGAAGGAGATGATGTCACCTACAtgctagagaaagaaagagagaggctgACTCAACAG ttggaaTTTGAAAAGTCCCAagtgaaaaagtttgaaaaagaacagaagaagcTCTCTAGTCAGCTGGAAGAGGAGCGCTCCCGCCACAAGCAACTCTCATCCATGCTGGTGCTTGAGTGCAAGAAAGCCACCAGCAAGGCAGCTGAGGAGGGACAGAAAGCAGGGGAACTGAGCCTGAAACTGGAGAAGGAGAAGAGCCGGGTGAGTAAACTGGAGGAAGAGTTGGCAGCTGAGAGAAAGCGAGGCTTGCAGACTGAGGCCCAGGTGGAGAAGCAGTTGTCTGAGTTTGACATCGAAAGGGAACAACTGAGAGCAAAACTGAACCGAGAAGAGAACCGGACCAAAACtctgaaagaagaaatggaaagtttGAAAAAGATAGTGAAGGACCTAGAGGCTTCTCATCAGCACAGTAGCACTGATGAGCAACTAAAGAAAACAGTAACCATGTCCAAAGGCACAGCAACCGAGCCTCTCATGCTAGTGTCTGTATTTTGCCAAACAGAGAGTTTTCAGGCAGAAAGAACCCATGGGAGCAACATAGCTAAGATGACAAACACTGGGCTGCCTGGCCCCACCACTCCTACTTCCTCTTATGCAAAAACCAATGGCCATTGTGAACCAGAGATACAAACTACCAGGGAGCTGATTGTAGGCAACAGTGTAGAAAACCAAGTGCCTCCACGGGAGAAATCTGTGGCATTGGTCCAAGAGAAACCGGTGGAGAATGGTGGGTGTCCTGTGGGAATTGAGACTACAGTCCCAATGCCCAGTCACCTCCCTTCCAGTGGGAGCTCACTGTCTCCCAGCAGCACAGCCTCCTCCTCTCTAACATCCTCTCCTTGCTCTTCACCAGTATTAACTAAGCGTCTATTGGGGTCATCAGCAAGCAGCCCCAGCTACCAGTCATCCTACCAAGTGGGGATCAACCAGCGGTTCCATGCAGCTCGGCACAAATTTCAGTCCCAAGCGGATCAGGACCAGCAAGCCAGTGGTCTCCAGAGTCCTCCATCCAGGGACCTGTCTCCCACCCTCATGGACAACTCTGCCGCCAAGCAGCTGGCCCGAAACACAGTCACTCAGGTGCTCTCCAGGTTCACTAGCCAACAAGGACCAATCAAGCCAGTCTCTCCCAACAGCTCTCCCTTTGGCACAGACTATCGAAATCTGGCCAACGCTGCCAATCCAAGAGGTGACACCAGCCATTCACCTACTCCAGGGAAAGTGTCCAGTCCTCTGAGCCCCCTGTCTCCAGGGATCAAGTCCCCTACCATCCCCAGAGCTGAGAGAGGAAACCCCCCACCTATCCCACCCAAGAAACCTGGCCTCACCCCGTCTCCATCCGCTACCACTCCGCTGACCAAAATTCATTCCCAAGCATCCTCTTTGACAGCCACAGAAGACCTTGCCAGCAGCTGCTCTGCTAATGCTGTCGTAGCCAATGGCAAGGATGTTGAGATACTTTTGCCTACCAGCAGCTAG